In Janthinobacterium agaricidamnosum NBRC 102515 = DSM 9628, the DNA window GCGTCAACGTCAGTTCCGCCGCCGCCTATCACCATTATGCCAACCGCGCGGAACTGATCGGCAATCTTGCCGCACAAGGATTCGACGAGCTGGCCGATGCGATGGCCCGGCGCGACAAGCGTGACAGCGGCATGCAGAAACTGCGCGCCGCCAGCCTGATCTACTTCCGTTTCGCGCGCGCCAATCCGGCCTTGTATCAACTGATGTTCGGTCCGGAATTCGCGACCGGCCAGACCATCGCCGCCTTGTTTACCGCGCGCGAACGGGCGTTCGGAGAACTGAAGAACTCGATCGCCGAGGTGCTGCAGTGCGACCCCCAGGCCGTCGAGGTGCGCCGGGCCGCCCGCGCCGCCTGGTCGTACACGCATGGCTTGGCGTCCCTGGTGATCCACGGCATGCTGCAGATCCCCGCGGGCGTCAGCGAAGAGCGCTTTCTTGACGGCACGTTACAAGGCTACGGCTATCTGTTCCAGCGTGGGGAGCACGAGTAAACGGATCCGCACAAGTCCGGCATTGACGACGCTATTGAACGAAAATATATCTCCCGGTCCCATGCGGTCCCTGGCTCCTGTCAAGCCGTCTTGATCGCAATCGATAGAGAGCGGATTACTGTTTCCAAGCGCGGTTGAGTCCGTTAATTGTGGACGATATGCCGGTCGGCGCATGGCGCGCCATGCGTCGACGAACCACGCAGGTCCACGTTGTCAGTGGGCGCTGTCCCTATCGGACAGGTTGTTAGCCAAAGTAAGTTTGTGTAAAGTATAATAATTTGGCCTGTTGTTTTCCAGCGTGCCTGCGGCTGAAATGTGCGGCGCTGCCTTGCCGTTGCCTCGGTGCGCTTTCCCAACATGATAAGGGGTACTATTTCATGCAAATATCAAACCGATCGAAAGCGGGCGAGCACGCCAAAGTGGGCAAGCTGCTCACCGCAGGCGCCGGCAGCGGCGGCGCCCTCGCCCAGCAGCTCCCCATCCATGCATTCGAGATCCGCGGCTTCCCATGAAAGCCGCCATCAGCCTCATCGAGGTGCCGCCGGAAAGCAGGCTGGGCGTGTTTTTGCCAAACGCGTATTTCTACGACGCCTATGAACTGGAGCGCGAATACGACGCCCGACCCGTGCTGGAAATATATCTGGACGGATTATCGCGCACGCCCGGCTGGGTCCATCTGCTGATGAATCTGCGCAACCGGATCGTGGCACTGGCGGGTTTGAAAAATCTCGGCGGCCTGGCTGCGTTCGATCGCGCAAAGCCGGCAAGCGCCTACCGCGAAGGGGACCGGGTCGGCATTTTCTCGATATTGTACCTGAGCGACGATGAAATCATTTTCGGCGATTCCGACCGCCATCTCGATGTCCGGGTCTCGGTATGCAAGCTGACGCGCCTGGATCGGCCCCGTATCGCGGTGTCCACCGTGGTGCACCTGAAAAATCTGTTGGGGCGCGTCTACATGGTGTTTGTGGCGCCATTACACAAGCGTATCGTTCCGGCGATACTCGCCCGGTTTTGATGGCACGCTCCATCAGCCTGCTTGAGCAGGCCGGGGAAACCATGGAAAACCGCGCGTGCCGAAGGCGTGTCGGTTTTCAATGGCTGTCGCACGGCGTGCAGCGCTGAAGCAGTCCGGGCCCTGCCAGTCCAAGCAGGGCCGCCGGGCTGCCGCCGGTTTGTTTAGCGCGCCGCTGCCGTGTCCCGCGCCGCATGCAATTTCTTGTAGCTGTCGAGCAGGCGGGCATGCCGGTCCAGTCCTTCCAGTTGCATGCTGGTCGGCGTCAGTCCGAAGAAGCGCACGCTGCCGTCGACCGAGCCCATTACCGCATCCATCCGGGCGTTGCCATACATGCGGCGGAAATTGACGATGTAGTCGTCCATGTCCAGCTCGTCGTCGAGCAGTACTTCCAGCGCCACGTTCAAGGCTTGATAAAACAGTCTGCGTTCGACCGTGTTGTCGTTGTATTGCAGGAAGGCGCCGACCAGTTCATGCGCCTCTTCAAATTGCTGCAAGGCGAGCTGGATCAGCAGCTTCAATTCCAGGGTTGTCAGCTGGCCCCAGACCGTGTTTTCATCAAATTCGATGCCGATCAGGGTGGCGATGTCGCCGTACTCGTCCAGCTCGCTGTTTTCCAGGCGATCAAGCAGCGCTTCCAGGCTGCTCTGGTCCAGGCGATGCAAGTTCAGGATATCGGCACGGAACAATAGCGCCTTGTTGGTGTTATCCCAGATCAAATCTTCGACCGGATACACTTCCGAATAACCGGGCACCAGGATACGGCAGGCGGTCGCGCCCAGCTGGTCGTACACCGCCATATAGGCTTCCTTGCCCATGTCCTTGAGGATGCCGAACAGGGCCGCGGCTTCTTCGGCATTGGCGTTGTCGCCGTCGCTGGAAAAATCCCACTCGACAAAATCGAAGTCCGCCCTGGCGCTGAAAAAGCGCCACGAGACGATGCCGCTGGAATCGATGAAGTGTTCGACGAAGTTATTCGGTTCGGTCACGGCTTCGCTGGCAAAGGTGGGCTGGGGCAGATCGTTCAAGCCTTCAAAACTGCGGCCCTGCAGCAATTCCGTCAGGCTGCGTTCCAGCGCCACCTCAAGGCTCGGGTGCGCGCCGAACGACGCGAACACGCCGCCGGTGCGCGGGTTCATCAAGGTGACGCACATCACCGGGTACGTCCCGCCCAACGACGCATCTTTCACCAGCACCGGAAAGCCCTGCTCTTCCAGGCCATGGATGCCGGCCAGGATGCCGGGGTATTTGGCCAGCACTTCCTGCGGCACATCGGGCAAGGCGATTTCGCCTTCCAGGATTTCGCGTTTGACCGCCCGTTCGAAAATTTCCGACAGACATTGCACCTGTGCTTCGGCCAGCGTATTGCCGGCACTCATGCCATTGCTGACGTACAGGTTTTCGATCAGGTTGGATGGGAAATACACGACTGCACCGTCCGACTGGCGCACATAGGGCAGTGAGCAGATGCCGCGCTGCGCATTGCCGGAGTTGGTGTCGATCAGGTGCGCGCCGCGCAACTCGTCATCGGGGTTGTAGATGTCCAGGCAGTAGTCATCGAGTATCTCCTTCGGCAGCGCATCCTTGCGGCCAGGCTTGAACCAGCGCTCGTTCGGGTAATGGACAAATGCCGCATTGGCGATGTCCTCTCCCCAGAACGCGCCGGCATAGAAATGGTTGTTGCTGATACGCTCGATGTACTCGCCCAAGGCCGACGCCAGCGCGCTTTCCTTGGTCGATCCCTTGCCATTGGTAAAACACATCGGCGAGTGCGCATCGCGGATATGCAGCGACCACACATGGGGAATGATATTGCGCCACGACGCGATTTCAATCTTGATGCCCAGGCTCGCCAACAGCCCGGACATATTGGCGATGGTTTGCTCCAGCGGCAAGTCTTTGCCCGCAATATAGGTGCTCGCGCCAGGCGCCGGACTCAAGGTCAGCAAGGCTTGCGCATCGGCATCCAGGTTCTCGACCTCTTCAATCACAAACTCGGGACCGGCTTGCACCACTTTTTTCACCGTACAACGGTCGATGGAGCGCAGGATGCCCTGGCGGTCCTTGGCGGATATATCCGCCGGCAACTCGACCTGGATCTTGAAAATCTGCTGGTAGCGGTTTTCCGGATCAACAATATTGTTTTGCGACAGGCGGATGTTTTCGGTCGGAATATTGCGAGTTTCACAATACAACTTCACAAAATAAGCCGCGCACAAGGCCGATGAAGCGAGAAAGTAATCGAACGGACCCGGCGCCGAGCCATCGCCCTTATAGCGGATAGGCTGGTCGGCGATGACGGTGAAATCATCGAACTTGGCTTCAAGACGTAGCTTATCGAGAAAGTTGACCTTAATTTCCATGAGAATATTCCAGACGAGTGCTTAAAATGAATTAGCCGCTATTATCCGTTCTTTTCGCTGGCAGCGGTTCGAATGATCAGGGAAGCAGGGCCGGGCGTGCGCAACGTCAGTGACGGCATAATGTCAAAGACATAGGGGCCGATACTGTACAACGCCGGCCTGCTCCCTGACGCGTGCGATCGGGCCAGCGGCCCGGCAAACAACTGCACCACGCTGGTCATATTCTGGCCGCCCAGCCCCCGCGCCATCGCTTGCCGGAAATTGCGCCTGTCTGGCGGGGCTGGGCATCGAGCAGTACCTGGCAGCGGGGCAACTGGTGCAGCTTTTTCCGGACTGGCCGGACCGGCGGCATTAGCGCCGGGCCGGACCCGCCGCGGCCGGCGCGAGCCGGTCCAGGAAGGCGCGGGTAAGCGCCGCCACGTCATCAAGCCTGGTATCCATTACAAAATGGCCGCCGTCGAGCACATGCACTTGCGCCGACGGGTTGTCGCGCCGGAACGCGTACGCGCCTTCCGGCGTGAAGGCCAGGTCGTGCTTGCCCCACACCACCAGCGTCGGCAACTGGCGCTGCTTCAGCCATGCTTGCCACTGCGGATACGCGGCCAGGTTATGCTGGTAGTCGTAGATCAGGTCGGCCTGGATGCGCGCCTGGCCCGGCCGGTTCAGGTAGGCATATTCGTCCATCCACAGGTCGGGGTCATACGCCTCGACATGCGGGTCGCTGCCGATGTGGCGCGCGCGTGTCGTCGCCACCGACTGGTGTCCCGCGACGACCTCTTTTTCGTGCGCCGCGCGGTCGGCCCAGAACGGCTTGCGCTTTTCCCAGATGGCGCCGAGTCCCTCGCTGTAGACGTTGGCGTTCTGGAATACCAGCGCCTGGATCGCATCGGGACGCTGCAGCGCCATGCGCATGCCGACCGGCGCGCCGTAATCCTGCATCAGCAGCACGTAGCGCTGCGCGCCGACGGCGTCGGTAAATTTCTGCATCACCTGGGCCAGGTGATCGAAGGTGTAGGCGAAGTTGGCCGGGTCCGGCGCATCGCTGTTGCCGAAACCGGGATAGTCGGGCGCCACCAGGTGATATTGATCGCCCAGCTTGCGCAGCAGGCCGTCGTACATGCGCGACGAGCTCGGCACGCCGTGCAGCAGCAGGAGCGTGGGTTTGCTGGCGTCGCCAGCCTCGCGGTAGGCGATGGTGATGTCGTCCACCTTGACCGTGCGGTAGGCAATGGGAGCGGCTTGCGCGGCACTGGCGAGGACGAGGGTTGCTGCGGCCAAGAGTTTCATTTTTTTCTCCGGTGAGTTGTGTATGGCATGACTGTATCGGGCATCGATCGATTCGGGAACGCCGCGCAGCGAAATGGTGTCTTGCGTTGCGCCGCCGTTGATCACAATTCCAGCACCAGCCGGCCGGGCGCGGCGGCCCAGGAAACGCAGGTGCACATGCCTTCGGCCCGCATCGCCGGCGTCAGGCAGATATCGCGGTGCACAGGCTGGCCGTGCAGCACCGGGGTGTAGCAATTGCCGCACTCGCCACGCTGGCAATCGTAGGAAACGAAGACGCCGGCGGCGATCAACGCGTCCAGTATCGGCGTGCCTGGCGCCACCTGCACGGTGATGTGCGACAACGAGAGTTCGACCGTCAGCATCGTATCTTGCTGCTGCGCGCGGGCGCCGAAGCTTTCGACATGCAGCGCGCCGGCCGGCCATCCCAGCCGGGCGCCGGCTTGCGCCAGTCCCTGCATCAGCAGACCCGGTCCGCATGCGTAACAGCTGTCGCCCGCGCCGTAGCCGCCGAGCAACTGGGCCAGGTCGGCGCGCCCGGCCTGCTGCGACAAGTGCACATGCAGCGTCGCGTGTGGCATGCCGCGCAGCTGGTCCATCAGCGCCAGCCGCCCGGCATTGCGGGCAAGGTAATGCAGTTCGAAGGGCAGGCTCCGGGCGTTCAGCGCATGCGCCATCGAGAGCAGCGGCGTGATGCCGATGCCGCCGGCGATCAGCAGCACGCGCGCGGCCGGCGAGCGCTGGACCAGGTCCGGCGGGAAGCTGTTGAAAGGGCCGCTCAAGCCGACTGCGCTGCCGGTGGCGATCTCGTCGTGCAGGCAGCGCGAGCCGCCGTTGCCGTGCTCTTCGCGCTGCACGGCGATGCGGTAGCGGTGATGGGCAGTCGCCGCTGGCGCCATCCCGATCAGCGAATAGTGGTTCTCGAAGGTGCGTCCATCGCGCGATGCAAAGTGCAGCACGATGTGCGCGCCGGGCAGCCAGCCGGCGACGGCGGCGCCGTCCTGGCGGGCGATATGGAATTCCTTGACGGCGCCGCCGTGCTCGATGATGTGGGTGATGACATGGCTCATGGTTTTGCCTCAGGAGCGCGCTGCGGGGTTGAAGGGGGAAGCGTCCAGGTATTCCCATGCGAGCGGCTGTGGCGTGTCGCGCAATATCCAGCGCTCGACCTTGAAGTCCCAGTAGCGCCGGGTGCCGCCGGTTTCATTGTCAGGATCGTCCTGGTCCCAGCGGATCACGGCGCTGCCGCTCAGTTGCAGCAATTGGCCGTGCACGAAATCCGGAATGCACAGGCCGGCGCGCGGATCGATTGCGAAGTTGCCCAGGGTGTTGAACAGGCTGTTGCCGCTGAAATCGGGAATCCGCAGCGTGCTGTCGTCCAGCACCTTGACGAAGCCGGCGGCACCGCCCCGGTGCGACGCATCGGCGCCGCTGCCGGCGTGGCGGCTGGCGACGAACATGGTATCGGCCAGCCGGACGATGCCGGCCACCGTTCCGCGCAGTACCGTGCCGTGCGCGACTTGCACCGGCAGTTTTGGTTCGCCAGACTGGCGCAGGTGACGCCGCTGGATGTATTTCGGACAGTTCGGATAGGCCTCGCGTATCGCCACCTCGACGCCCTGCGCGTCCAGCCGCCGTACCGTGCCGTTGACGCGATAGCGGCGCCGCGAGCCGAGCTCGATAAACAGCATGCCGAGCTCGGACTGCCTGCCGAGGTTGTCCCATAGCGGGTCGGACTGGTCGCGCTGATGGGCTGCCACATCGATCAGGATGGAACGGCCATCGCCGGTCTGCAGGAAGCCCGGTTTGCCGAACAGCAGCGAAGTCCACACATCACCGGCCGCATCGACGCTGGCAAGAGCGACCATGGACTGCTTGGCGATGAAGGGCCGGGCGCCGGCAATCACGGTATCGCTGAGCAGGCCGATATTCCGGTCCGCCATCGCCGTTTCACCGGCCAATTGCTGTACCGCGCGTTCGCCGGCATGGAAGCTGTTACTGTTGTTCATGGCACTCTCCTTGTCTGTGGCAGCGTGGCGGGCCGGGGCTGCCGGCATCGATTGCTGTTGACGCTATTTTGCGGAATAATGTCGCAAGCAAGAATAGGTGTTCAAAACAAGTCACTATTTCGCCAAGGGTAATAAATGGATCAGATCCACTTGATGCATGTCTTTGCCGCCGTCGGCGACGAGGAGAGTTTCGCCGCCGCCGCGCGGCGCCTGAACCTGTCGCCCGCCGCCGTGACGCGCGCCATTTCCGCACTGGAAGAGCAACTGGGCGTGAAGCTGTTGCTGCGCACCACCCGCAGCGTTCGGCTGACGGAAGCGGGACAGCGCTACCTGGACGATATCCGCAGCATCCTGGCCAGCATCGCGGAAGCGAATCAGGCGGCGGCGGGCGTGAACTCGACGCCCAAGGGGAATCTCTCGGTCACCGCGTCTGTACTTTTGGGCAAAAATTTCATCATGCCCAGCATCACCCGCTACCTGAAGGAATATCCGGAGGTCGATGTGTCGGCCTATTTCCTGGACCGGGTGGTCAATCTGGTCGACGAGGGCATCGACGTGGCGGTGCGCATCGGCCATTTGCCCGATTCCAGCCTGAAGGCGCTGCGCGTCGGCCAGGTGCGCCGGGTGGTGTGCGCGGCGCCGGAATACCTGGCGAAAAATGGCGTCCCGCAGCATCCGGCCGACCTGCTGCGCCATACGATCATTGCGGCCAGCGGGATTTCGCCGCGGGTCGAGTGGAAATTTGGCGGCGGGGACGATCCGACGATGGTGCGCATGAAGCCGCGCCTGACCGTCACCAGCAACGACGCGGCGATCGACGCGGCGATCTCCGGTCTCGGCATCTGCCGGCTGCTGTCGTATCAGATCGCCGACGAGGTCGCGCAGGGGCGCCTGAAAATCGTGCTGGCCGACTATGAGGAGGCGCCGTGGCCGGTCCATGTGCTGCACCGGGAAAGTAAATTCGGTTCATCCAAGGTGCGCAATTTTATCGACCTGCTGGCAGCGAATTTGCGTGCCCATCCCTCTTTGAATGAAGTCGTCAGTATTCCCCATGGCGAAACAATGAATTGAGTCAGGCGTCATTCCTATCCCCTTTCGCAATACCTAGAATGGCCTGATCCGCTGCATGACGCAGCGGCACACCGCACTGACCATCCACTGAAAGGGAATACCATGAAAGCAGCCATCATCATCCTGTCCGATCCAAAAGCCGGCGAAGAGGCGCTGGGCCGCATGTTTAACGGCCTGGCCGCCGCGTACGACTTCAAACAAAAAGGCGCCGACGTCGGCATTTATTTCCAGGGTACCGGCACGCGCTGGCCGGGCGTGCTGGCCGAGGCCTCGCATCCGGTGCACGCGCTGTACCAAGCGGTGCAGGATAACGTGGTGGGTATTTCCTGCGGTTGCGCCGACGTGTTCGGCGCCCGGGAAGACGCCGAAAAAGCGGGCTTCGACCTGATCACCGACAACAGCGTGCCCGGCACGTCCGGCCTGCCCAGCATCGCGCGGATGGCGGCCGACGGCTACGCGGTGTTCACGTTCTAGGGCGTGCTCATTTTCCAGCCTCTTGGCAGGTTCATCGCTGCAAGCGCGCCGCCACAAAGCGGCCTGGAATTGCCCGGCGTGAGCGCCGCCGAAGCGGACGATCCTGGCAAGTCGATACCAGCGGCCACCAACCAGGTGGTTCACCGCATTCTGCCGTTCTATATCGGCTCGGCCGGCATCCTGCTGGCGCTGCATCCATGGCACATGCTGGCCACCAACGGCAGTTCGCACCAGTTTCAACGGAGATTGAAGAACCGTCCGGCCCGGTTGATGGCGCGGGACGGCACCATCGTTAGCCGCCTGTTCGTCGGCATCTGCCAAGCTCTGCGCAGGAGTGACTGTCGGTACTGCCGGGCGATCTGTTTCTGGCGCTGTCTGGAATGACTTGCCCACTGCCGCCGGGGGCAGTGGGTTTCCGATTTATTGTGTTGCTAGTGCCACAATCAGTGACGTTGATGTCGTTGTAATAATGCAACGTTTAATAATCTTCATGCAAATAATCTTCATTTTCATGCCGCGATCTTCTTCGGGTTCTTTTTACTTGCAAATCGCGCTCATGACTTGATTGCATAAGTAATTGTTTTTAATGGAGGTCGGTGGCACTGCAGTATTGATCTATATCAAAATGTCCATAAGAAATCTCTCACAATCTCACTTTTTAAAATTATTGACATAATAAAAACTAATATGGACATGATTTTTTATTGAGGTTATGATTTTTATGCACTGATTCAGGTGCCTATTTTTTAAAAGGGAGAGAATATGGAAGCTGTTATTAGCCAAGAATTTGATTTTGAAATCCTCGAAATGAGCGAAGCTACTGCAATGGAAGAAATGGGCGCATCGTCGACCATTTGCGCTGGCTCGACTTGCACCAAGGCCGTAGAGCAAGAAAGTTCCTGCTAAGAACCTGTCTTCGCAGGCAATATATTCCTGCTGAATAGGTTTTAAGTGCTTTACTTCCTGCAACGCCGGTCATTTACCGGCCGGTTTGCAGGCAGGTGCCGCTCCCCGGCCTGGAGTTCGATGGCAGGGGAGCCTCATATTTTTCCCCGAAATAACGTGATGCCATGCCGAAAATATTATTAGACGATATATATAACGTTCGGCCCGATATATTTATAAAAGGTGCGGAAGACAGATTGCATGTGCAATACGCCGGTAAAAACTTTATTCTGCGTTTACAGCATGATGTTATTAATTCGTTATATGACTGTCTCGGCCTGGTCGATGGTATACGTCCGATGGGGGAAGTATTAACGGCGATACCGCCTCAGCACCATGCCAGCGCCCTGAAGTTTATGGATTTCCTGGCGAGCAAGCATGCCGCATTCCGCGTGACGAATGTCGATGACGAGCTTGAACTTGCCGCAGTGAAAGATACTCTGAACTATTTGCGTTTGTACAGCGACGATAGTTCCGCCACCTTCCGCCGCTTTGAACAGGGCCGCATTTTGATCGTCGCTGGCGGTTTTGCGCTAATGAGCGCGGTGAAAACCTTTGCCCGCCTCGGCACGCGCATGCTGACCGTGATCGATACCGCCGTCGACGGCCAGCCTCGCTGGAGCGTAGCCGAGCTGCAGCGGTGCTTTGCCGAATTGCGCCGCTGGCCCGATGCCGAGCTGCATGTCATATCGCCGGCGGGGCTGGCGCCGATGCCCTCTTTCGACCATGTGTTGCACGTGGTTCGGGACGCCGTCGCCGTGCACCAGCGCATATTGACGCAGTGCGCCGCTACCGAGCAATTGATCGCCGTCTACGTGAATGGCAATCTGTGCCTGCTGCGCAGTGACGATTACCTGCGTGTCGGGGGGCATCCTGGCGAGGGCGGCGCCGTGTCCCAGCCCGGTGAGCTGGTTGCTGGAGCGACCGCTTCGCTGTTTTTCTTCGATAACCTGTGCAATATTCGCCGCGTCGATGCCGGACGCTATCAGTATTACAAGCTGAACGGTGAAAATGCCACGCGCTTCGGCCACCTGTATCGCTTGCTGCCGCTACTGGATGGTCTGACCGGCGATGCTGCGCCCGCAGTGGCTCGCCCATCGTCCGCACCGGCGGTTGCGGTGGAATTGGAGCGCCTGCTGCATCAACCATTGTTCCCGCTACAGCCGTTGCTTGAACGCACCGATCCAGCGAGCCACATCAAGCTGTATTCCACGGTATTGTCCTGGCACGATGGGCGTACCCTGGTTGCGGCCGGCCGTCATAGACGGCAATGCGAGGCCAATCTGTTGGCGCAGCTAGTGTCACTGCATGGTCTCTGGTTCGATCAAGGCTGCGCCGTCGAGGCGCAAGCCGCATCCGAGTTGCGCGCCAAACAACTGCAGGCTGAGCAGGTGGTGCAGCCGCTGCGCTCCGGCCAAGCCGCGCAACGGCGGCCATGCACTGTGGAACTTGGGGCGTACGAAACGTATATCGAGTTCTGCATCAACGCCGTCTTTGGCCAGCGCGTGCGCTGGTTCGTGCTGCCGACCGCCGACGCACGGTTCAGCGCCTGCACCGTATTGTGCGCCGGTCACACGACGCTGTTCCTGCCGCATGGCGGTGAATTGCCGCCGGACTTGCGCGAGGCCGCCTTGCTGGCCTTGTACGCGGCGTTGTGGCAACAGCGCAATGGCATCGCGCCGATCCAGGATGTGCTGGTCGCTGCGAGCCCGTTCCTGGCGCTGACCGAACCTGTCGCCGCCGCATGAGCGCCGCGTTACCGTTAGCCGACTACCTTGCGCGCAGCCCGCTGCGCCGGCGGCTGGTGCTGGTGGCGAACCTGCAGGCCGCCGCTACGGCCGTCGCTCCGGAGCTGCCGCATATTGTCATCATCGCCACCGGCGATACGCTGGCGCTGTTGCCGCTGCGCGGGGCCCGCTTGCCCGAGTTGCAGGCGGTGCGCGCCTTTTCCAGCGATTTCGCCACATTCCCGCGCTTCCAACGCCGCTGGCGTTGGACTGCCGTGCTGCAGATCCAGCTTGACGTACTGTTGGGCGAGCTGCTGGCGGCGCTCGACAGCGGCGTTGGCGCTGGCATGTACCTGTATCTGAATGGCGCCTTCAGCCGCAAGTATTTTCCATCGTCCCAGCCAGCCACGACGGCGCACGCCGCGGCGTTGCCGGCGCCCGATAACGAATCGTGCCGCGCCGGCAATGCTCGCCTGGAAGACATCCTGGCAGCCTTCGGCAACGCCTCGCTGCACGGCACATCGCTGCATGCCACTCCGGGGCATGACAGTTACCACTGCTATTCGCAGCAGCATCGCATGCTGGGCATCGGGCGCGGCGGCACGGAGCGGCAGATGAGGTGCGGCGCGGTATTTGAATATTGCGAGCGCTGGGCCGGCCTGGCCAGGCCGGACAACTGCGTCACCGGCAGCCATGCCGGCTTGCGGCAGCAGGCGCTGGCGCCGGAGCAATTGCTGGGACTGAGCGAGGAGCAATGTCAGCGCCTGGTGCCGGGATTCCAGCGCGACCGTGCGATGGAATGGCTGCCCGCGCGCCTGGAAGACGATGGTGGTGCCGCGCTGGTGCCATTGGCCATGGTCAACTACTTGCTCGATCCTGGCGTACCGTTCAGCCGCTATCAGAACAGCAATGGCTGCGCGCTCGGCAACTCATTCGAAGAAGCCGCGCTGTTCGGGGCGCTCGAAGTGATCGAACGCGATGCGCTGCTCACTATGTGGTACAGCCGGTCGACGCCGCCGCGCATCGATGTGGTGGCCACCACGTGCCAGCATACCGCCGGCTTGTTGATGCTGCTCGGGCTGGCCGGTTACGACGTGTTGTGCTTTGACATCACGCTCGACTTGCCGGTGCCCAGTACGCTGGTGCTGATGCTCGGGCGCGACAGCGGCAGGTTGGCCGCGTTCGTTACGGCGGCCAGCCATCCGCATGCTGCCGTCGCGCTGCGTTCGGCGCTGGCGGAAGCGCAATCGCTGATCGGATCGGCGGAGCGTAATTTCGCCCGCCACCAGCGGCGCCTGGAGCGCGATCCGGCCGAGCTGCAGCGACTGCGCAACGACAGCCAGGCCTTGTACTACGGCCACGCGGCACAGCGCCATTGTTTCGACTTTCTCGGCGGCGCCACGCCGTCGCTGGACTATGCCGATTTTATCGCGCGTCACCTGATCGAGCCATGTGCCGCGCCGGCGGCGTACCGGCGGCTGTGCGGGCAGGCCGCCGACGCAGGCTATCGCCTGGTCTCGGTCGACAATACGCCGGCCATGCTGCAACCGCTGGGACTGGCCAGCGCGCGCGTGTTCATACCCGGCACGATACCGCTGGCCTTTGGAGACCATTGCGCCGCGGTGCCGGCGCAGCGGCTGCAACGCGCGGCGCGCCGCGCTCCCTGGGTGCGTCTCGACGCCGATTTGTCCGCTCCCCTGATCCACCCGCTAGGATAAGTATCCCATGATCACGCCGACCGGCCGCCTGGCCGAAGACGAATTCGCTTTCCGTTATTTGTCGCCCAGCGAGGCGATCA includes these proteins:
- a CDS encoding DsrE family protein, which produces MKAAIIILSDPKAGEEALGRMFNGLAAAYDFKQKGADVGIYFQGTGTRWPGVLAEASHPVHALYQAVQDNVVGISCGCADVFGAREDAEKAGFDLITDNSVPGTSGLPSIARMAADGYAVFTF
- a CDS encoding thiopeptide-type bacteriocin, translated to MEAVISQEFDFEILEMSEATAMEEMGASSTICAGSTCTKAVEQESSC
- a CDS encoding YcaO-like family protein codes for the protein MSAALPLADYLARSPLRRRLVLVANLQAAATAVAPELPHIVIIATGDTLALLPLRGARLPELQAVRAFSSDFATFPRFQRRWRWTAVLQIQLDVLLGELLAALDSGVGAGMYLYLNGAFSRKYFPSSQPATTAHAAALPAPDNESCRAGNARLEDILAAFGNASLHGTSLHATPGHDSYHCYSQQHRMLGIGRGGTERQMRCGAVFEYCERWAGLARPDNCVTGSHAGLRQQALAPEQLLGLSEEQCQRLVPGFQRDRAMEWLPARLEDDGGAALVPLAMVNYLLDPGVPFSRYQNSNGCALGNSFEEAALFGALEVIERDALLTMWYSRSTPPRIDVVATTCQHTAGLLMLLGLAGYDVLCFDITLDLPVPSTLVLMLGRDSGRLAAFVTAASHPHAAVALRSALAEAQSLIGSAERNFARHQRRLERDPAELQRLRNDSQALYYGHAAQRHCFDFLGGATPSLDYADFIARHLIEPCAAPAAYRRLCGQAADAGYRLVSVDNTPAMLQPLGLASARVFIPGTIPLAFGDHCAAVPAQRLQRAARRAPWVRLDADLSAPLIHPLG